Proteins from a genomic interval of Anolis sagrei isolate rAnoSag1 chromosome 1, rAnoSag1.mat, whole genome shotgun sequence:
- the SIX6 gene encoding homeobox protein SIX6 isoform X2 has protein sequence MFQLPLLNFSAQQVAGVCETLEESGDVERLGRFLWSLPVAPAACEALSRNESVLRARAVVAFHGGHFRELYHILESHKFPKESHAKLQALWLEAHYQEAEKLRGRPLGPVDKYRVRKKFPLPRTIWDGEQKTHCFKERTRHLLREWYLQDPYPNPGKKRELAQATGLTPTQVGNWFKNRRQRDRAAAAKNSAQC, from the coding sequence ATGTTCCAGCTGCCGCTGCTCAACTTCAGCGCCCAGCAGGTGGCCGGCGTGTGCGAGACGCTGGAAGAGAGCGGCGACGTGGAGCGGCTGGGCCGGTTCCTGTGGTCGCTGCCCGTGGCCCCCGCCGCCTGCGAGGCCCTCAGCCGCAACGAGTCCGTGCTGCGGGCCCGCGCCGTGGTGGCCTTCCACGGGGGCCACTTCCGCGAGCTCTACCACATCCTGGAGTCGCACAAGTTCCCCAAGGAGTCGCACGCCAAGCTGCAGGCGCTCTGGCTGGAGGCCCACTACCAGGAGGCCGAGAAGCTGCGCGGGAGGCCCCTGGGCCCCGTGGACAAGTACCGCGTCCGGAAGAAGTTCCCGCTCCCGCGCACCATCTGGGACGGCGAGCAGAAGACCCACTGCTTCAAGGAGCGCACGCGGCACCTGCTCCGAGAGTGGTACCTGCAGGACCCCTACCCCAACCCGGGCAAGAAGAGGGAGCTGGCCCAGGCCACCGGCCTCACCCCCACCCAGGTGGGGAACTGGTTCAAGAACCGGAGACAGAGGGACCGGGCCGCCGCCGCCAAAAACAG